In the Drosophila teissieri strain GT53w chromosome 3R, Prin_Dtei_1.1, whole genome shotgun sequence genome, ttatcaacTCTTTGAAATTACCCTTAATAACTTAACaagtgtattttaattttgctaAGATGTTCGTAACTTAAATGTTACCGACTGTAGTTATAGATTCTTTGAGTTTTCAAACCCACCACAAATGTTCGAATATTGTAATAGATATAAATAGTATATAAATAGTATAAATcaatgtgtacatatatgtgtatcTGTAAGGGTATATAAACCTCGGTTGGCCGTTGCaacttttattcatttaatttatttcatttcatttcattttcttatgcTCTCACATTTCGTTCTTATACACAAGTCTAGTTTGATAACACTGCACTTACATAGTAAAATAGAGATATGTATACCGACTATTATATAGCCTATATTTTGCAtactaatttttaaaacacataGTACCATCATATGCTGATATGGTTAATAgtaaatatagatatatattgtGTATGtgattcattttttattataaaaaccaCGACGTGCTTTacaaagtgaaataaaatatgataaatatttgaagCAACGACTTTGATAGCATGAAAGACCTTCAAATATTCTATTGTTTGTTGCTCTTTCGCAGACTCGGAGAGTTCATCTCCCAGTGGTCATGTAAAGGAAAATAGAACTTATTGCGATAAGCTCCAAGCGGTTTTAAGTCGTTTATTAAAAATCGCAAGAAGCGTTCTTTAAGTTTGAGAATTTTTATTCTGCGATAAGCCTTTGCTTTAAGCAAAGGCATTTGCAAAATAATTTGCCCAGGCCTCTTCAGTAATATTTTGAAAGGCATCAGCATCGGTTGAATACTTTAAGCGACCATGTGGATTTGtaaaatagttatatattCCCTGCTCTTCGGACTCGTTGCTGCTCAGATCTGTGAGGTTACGAGTAAAAGGCATATTAATAAAGTTACCACGGTAGGGGGTCTATCCAGAGCACTAcaatatattctttaaaatgtttttaaaatgtgtttagaTTGTCAAAAATAAAGTTTGCTGTAAGGGatataaaaaagtaattagCAGCGCGGCACTCAGATGCGTTGCACAATGCAACGGAGTGCAAGGCTGCGGAAGTGGCTCCTGCACGAAACCAAATGTCTGTACCTGCCGGAAAGGATATGCCAACTTAAATAACGATCCATCTAACAAGTAGGTATACTCTCCATGGACTTTACCAAGTTCAAAGAAAGAAATTCACGCGTAACCATTATTTAATCAGAACAAATTTATCAGAAGGTTGCGTTTCCTCTGTTAATTaagcttatttattatatataatattataaaggGACTTGACCTAGAactaaaaagtatttttgtatgtatacagtctaacaaaaattaaaagataaGGTGCATATATGGAAACACCAAGCTTTTGAGAAATTCCTATCGCCAGCTTTATGCATTTCCTTACATTAATTTGTGTGATCAAAAATAATGCATGATAAtggatattttaaaaattaaacaagaagaaaaataaTGTTGATTAAGCCGTCGTGAAAGGCACGACATTGACATTGGAAAAACGCAAATTTAACGACGAGATAGTAACTTCgttgaaatcaaaaatttaaaaagtttgtataaaaatttctaaaatttctttttttttatttcgttcaGATGTGTGCCCTTTTGCAAGGGCTGCAGTCGAGGAACCTGCCAATCTCCCAACCGCTGTGTCTGTTCCGACCGCCACCGGCTAGACAAAAAGACAAACAACTGCCTGCCCATATGTGACAGTGGTTGTCCGAATGGAACTTGCATAACGCCGAACAAGTGTAGGTGCAACCAAGGATACCAGCTGAATGCAACCACCCAGGTGTGTCTGCCAATATGCAAGGATAACTGCAAGGCAGCCAACGGCTTCTGCGCGGCTCCCAATCGATGCGAGTGCAATCCAGGTTTCATTGCCAAGCCGGATTCCAAATCATTTGAATGCCAGCCGGTCTGCAAAAATGGCTGCAGCAACGGGGTTTGCCGGGCTCCCGACAAATGTGAGTGCAACAAATTCTACAGAAAGCACATCGATGGCAACTGCGTGCCAATCTGCGAAGACGGATGCGTGAATGGAAACTGCACTGCACCGGACGTCTGTCAATGTCTGCCGGGATATACGAAAATCgggcaaaatgtttgcctggCCGTTTGTCCCGGTGGCTGCAAGAACGGAGATTGCGTGGCGCCCAATGAGTGCTCCTGCAACGCTGGATACACAAAGCGGGAAGGTGTCTGCACTCCAGATTGCAAGGATGGATGTGAGAACGGATTCTGTGCAGCTCCTGAAAAGTGTTCCTGCAATGAGGGGTATGACATGGACAGTGAAAACAAGTGTGTACCAGTTTGCTCAGGTGGATGTGAGAACGGATTCTGTGCAGCCCCAGAAAAGTGTTCCTGTAATGAAGGATACAGCAAGGAAACGGATAAAAGTTGTTCACCAATCTGCTCCAATGGTTGTGAGAACGGATTCTGTGCTGCTCCAGAAAAGTGTTCGTGTAATGAAGGATACAGGATGGAAACGAATAACAGTTGTTCACCAATCTGTTCAAAAGAATGTGAGAACGGATTCTGTGCTGCTCCAGAAAAGTGTTCGTGTAATGAAGGATACAGGATGGAAACGAAGAACAGTTGTTCACCAATCTGCTCAAAAGAATGTGAGAACGGATTCTGTGCAGCCCCAGAAAAGTGTTCCTGTAATGAAGGATACAGCAAGAAAACGGATAGTAGTTGTTCACCAATCTGCTCCAATGGTTGTGAGAACGGATTTTGTGCTGCTCCAGAAAAGTGTTCCTGCCATGAGGGGTATGAAATGAACAGTAAAAACAAGTGCGTACCAGTTTGCTCAGGTGGATGTGAGAACGGATTCTGTGCAGCCCCAGAAAAGTGTTCCTGTAATGAAGGATACAGGATGGAAACGAATAACAGTTGTTCACCAATCTGCTCAAAAGTATGTGAGAACGGATTCTGCGCTGCTCCAGAAAAGTGTTCGTGTAACAAAGGATACTTGATGGAAACGAATAACAGTTGTTCACCAATCTGCTCAAAAGAATGTGAGAACGGCTTCTGTGCTGCTCCAGAAAAGTGTTCGTGTAATGAAGGATACAGGATGGAAACGAATAACAGTTGTTCACCAATATGCTCAAAAGAATGTGAGAACGGATTCTGTGCTGCTCCAGAAAAGTGTTTGTGTAATAAAGGATACAGGATGGAAACGAATAACAGTTGTTCACCAATTTGCTCAAAAGAATGTGAGAACGGATTCTGTTCTGCCCAAGAAACGTGTTCTTGTAATGAAGGATACAGCAAGGATACAAATAATAGTTGTTCACCAATATGCTCCAATGGTTGTGAGAACGGATTCTGTTCTGCTCCAGAAAAGTGTTCCTGCAATGAGGGGTATGAAATGGACAGTAAAAACAAGTGTGTACCAGTTTGCTCAGGTGGATGTGAGGACGGATTCTGTGCAGCCCCAGAAAAGTGTTCCTGTAATGAAGGATACAGCAAGGAAACGGATAATATTTGTTCACCAATCTGCTCCAATGGTTGTGAGAACGGATTCTGTGCTGCTCCAGAAAAGTGTTCCTGCAATGAGGGGTATGAAATGGACAGTGAAAACAAGTGTGTACCAGTTTGTTCAGGTGGATGTGAGAACGGATTCTGTGCAGCCCCAGAAAAGTGTTCGTGTAATAAAGGATACAGGATGGAAACGAATAACAGTTGTTCACCAATCTGCTCAAAAGTATGTGAGAACGGA is a window encoding:
- the LOC122621274 gene encoding fibrillin-2; this encodes MWICKIVIYSLLFGLVAAQICEVTSKRHINKVTTIVKNKVCCKGYKKVISSAALRCVAQCNGVQGCGSGSCTKPNVCTCRKGYANLNNDPSNKCVPFCKGCSRGTCQSPNRCVCSDRHRLDKKTNNCLPICDSGCPNGTCITPNKCRCNQGYQLNATTQVCLPICKDNCKAANGFCAAPNRCECNPGFIAKPDSKSFECQPVCKNGCSNGVCRAPDKCECNKFYRKHIDGNCVPICEDGCVNGNCTAPDVCQCLPGYTKIGQNVCLAVCPGGCKNGDCVAPNECSCNAGYTKREGVCTPDCKDGCENGFCAAPEKCSCNEGYDMDSENKCVPVCSGGCENGFCAAPEKCSCNEGYSKETDKSCSPICSNGCENGFCAAPEKCSCNEGYRMETNNSCSPICSKECENGFCAAPEKCSCNEGYRMETKNSCSPICSKECENGFCAAPEKCSCNEGYSKKTDSSCSPICSNGCENGFCAAPEKCSCHEGYEMNSKNKCVPVCSGGCENGFCAAPEKCSCNEGYRMETNNSCSPICSKVCENGFCAAPEKCSCNKGYLMETNNSCSPICSKECENGFCAAPEKCSCNEGYRMETNNSCSPICSKECENGFCAAPEKCLCNKGYRMETNNSCSPICSKECENGFCSAQETCSCNEGYSKDTNNSCSPICSNGCENGFCSAPEKCSCNEGYEMDSKNKCVPVCSGGCEDGFCAAPEKCSCNEGYSKETDNICSPICSNGCENGFCAAPEKCSCNEGYEMDSENKCVPVCSGGCENGFCAAPEKCSCNKGYRMETNNSCSPICSKVCENGFCAAPEKCSCNKGYLMETNNSCSPICSKECENGFCAAPEKCSCNEGYRMETNNSCSPICSKVCGNGFCSAPETCSCIEGYSKNTNNSCSPICSNGCENGFCAAPEKCSCNEGYEMDSKNKCVPVCSSGCENGFCSAPEKCSCNEGYSKETDNSCSPICSKGCENGICVAPEECACYEGYSKETESSCAPICKDGCDNGLCVSPNVCKCDDGFLYLAEYRSCGLKKNVLSVADCDQTCRNGTCIEGTCTCGEYYKLLEDNNGQFCLPICEPECINGFCESPGSCVCWDGESPKDGYSCQSMDSFGSLTRHEKKLRQLKWSFITIAAMALMLAIITAVVMMYIFKKRSYHVDKNEREFGVYFSPKKVDIIRA